From a region of the Branchiostoma floridae strain S238N-H82 chromosome 13, Bfl_VNyyK, whole genome shotgun sequence genome:
- the LOC118428436 gene encoding nuclear distribution protein nudE-like 1 isoform X2 has translation MDDEEVPTFSSPEAEIKYWKDLALELRQSVKDARDELDEFQEESRELEAELEAQLEQVEGKNRDLQNSCQRLQMEVESLKEKLEICQRESHQQITQLQDDLAQTMGMKEEMAKYIRELEQINDDLERAKRATVVSLEEFDGRLNQAIERNAFLESELEEKDQLMETIQRLKDEARDLRLELNVRPTPLSTSKEQAGEDKDEEKPDNDKVERRSRPTPISMPDNRAVLEKGISTTPPVGTPPPLRDRGSFSQMNGAASGSTPLTPSARISALNIVGDLLRKVGALESKLASCRNFVKDQPGSRSSGSKGPNSPSPESPATPRTARQWSGPTTTTPVTGQPRPQNLVLNNQSVASPNESPVTKTPSPNPWSSPSQYIPPLEHVIQIFEW, from the exons ATGGACGACGAGGAGGTACCGACTTTCTCGAGTCCAGAGGCAGAGATCAAGTACTGGAAAGACCTAGCGTTGGAATTAAGACAAAG TGTAAAAGATGCAAGAGATGAACTTGACGAATTCCAGGAGGAAAGTAGAGAGCTGGAAGCTGAGCTGGAAGCACAATTGGAGCAGGTAGAGGGGAAGAACAGAGACCTGCAAAACTCATGTCAGCGGCTTCAGATGGAAGTAGAGTCATTAAAG GAAAAGCTTGAAATCTGTCAGAGAGAAAGCCACCAGCAGATCACACAGTTACAGGACGATCTGGCTCAGACCATGGGCATGAAGGAGGAAATGGCAAAATACATTCGGGAGTTGGAACAGATCAATGACGATCTGGAGAGAGCTAAAAGAGCAACCGTCGTATCTCTAGAGGAATTCGATGGAAGATTAAATCAG GCAATTGAGAGAAATGCCTTTCTTGAAAGTGAACTTGAAGAGAAGGATCAGCTAATGGAGACAATACAAAGGCTAAAGGATGAAGCCAGAG ACTTGAGGCTGGAGCTTAATGTACGGCCGACCCCACTGTCGACCAGTAAAGAACAAGCTGGTGAAGATAAGGATGAGGAGAAACCAGACAACGATAAAGTAGAAAGGAGAAGCAGACCAACTCCTATCAGCATGCCTGATAACAGAGCAGTATTGGAGAAGGGCATCAGTACAACACCTCCTGTTGGCACGCCACCTCCACTTAGGGATAGAG GAAGCTTTTCCCAGATGAATGGTGCTGCTTCAGGTAGCACACCGCTCACGCCGTCCGCTCGTATTTCAGCTCTCAACATTGTAGGAGACCTGCTCAGGAAAGTAGGG gcATTGGAATCCAAGCTGGCCTCATGTAGAAATTTTGTGAAAGATCAACCAGGAAGTAGGAGTAGTGGTAGCAAGGGGCCAAATTCACCCAG CCCAGAAAGTCCAGCCACGCCACGAACAGCAAGGCAGTGGTCAGGACCAACCACCACCACACCAGTAACAGGCCAGCCAAGACCACAAAACTTGGTACTTAACAATCAGTCAGTGGCATCTCCAAATGAGTCCCCTGTAACAAAGACCCCCTCGCCAAATCCATGGTCGTCCCCAAGCCAGTATATTCCTCCACTCGAACATGTGATCcagatttttgagtggtag
- the LOC118428436 gene encoding nuclear distribution protein nudE-like 1 isoform X5, whose translation MDDEEVPTFSSPEAEIKYWKDLALELRQSVKDARDELDEFQEESRELEAELEAQLEQVEGKNRDLQNSCQRLQMEVESLKEKLEICQRESHQQITQLQDDLAQTMGMKEEMAKYIRELEQINDDLERAKRATVVSLEEFDGRLNQAIERNAFLESELEEKDQLMETIQRLKDEARDLRLELNVRPTPLSTSKEQAGEDKDEEKPDNDKVERRSRPTPISMPDNRAVLEKGISTTPPVGTPPPLRDRGSFSQMNGAASGSTPLTPSARISALNIVGDLLRKVGALESKLASCRNFVKDQPGSRSSGSKGPNSPRRRNIMFL comes from the exons ATGGACGACGAGGAGGTACCGACTTTCTCGAGTCCAGAGGCAGAGATCAAGTACTGGAAAGACCTAGCGTTGGAATTAAGACAAAG TGTAAAAGATGCAAGAGATGAACTTGACGAATTCCAGGAGGAAAGTAGAGAGCTGGAAGCTGAGCTGGAAGCACAATTGGAGCAGGTAGAGGGGAAGAACAGAGACCTGCAAAACTCATGTCAGCGGCTTCAGATGGAAGTAGAGTCATTAAAG GAAAAGCTTGAAATCTGTCAGAGAGAAAGCCACCAGCAGATCACACAGTTACAGGACGATCTGGCTCAGACCATGGGCATGAAGGAGGAAATGGCAAAATACATTCGGGAGTTGGAACAGATCAATGACGATCTGGAGAGAGCTAAAAGAGCAACCGTCGTATCTCTAGAGGAATTCGATGGAAGATTAAATCAG GCAATTGAGAGAAATGCCTTTCTTGAAAGTGAACTTGAAGAGAAGGATCAGCTAATGGAGACAATACAAAGGCTAAAGGATGAAGCCAGAG ACTTGAGGCTGGAGCTTAATGTACGGCCGACCCCACTGTCGACCAGTAAAGAACAAGCTGGTGAAGATAAGGATGAGGAGAAACCAGACAACGATAAAGTAGAAAGGAGAAGCAGACCAACTCCTATCAGCATGCCTGATAACAGAGCAGTATTGGAGAAGGGCATCAGTACAACACCTCCTGTTGGCACGCCACCTCCACTTAGGGATAGAG GAAGCTTTTCCCAGATGAATGGTGCTGCTTCAGGTAGCACACCGCTCACGCCGTCCGCTCGTATTTCAGCTCTCAACATTGTAGGAGACCTGCTCAGGAAAGTAGGG gcATTGGAATCCAAGCTGGCCTCATGTAGAAATTTTGTGAAAGATCAACCAGGAAGTAGGAGTAGTGGTAGCAAGGGGCCAAATTCACCCAG GAGAAGGAACATAATGTTTTTATAG
- the LOC118428436 gene encoding nuclear distribution protein nudE-like 1 isoform X4, protein MDDEEVPTFSSPEAEIKYWKDLALELRQSVKDARDELDEFQEESRELEAELEAQLEQVEGKNRDLQNSCQRLQMEVESLKEKLEICQRESHQQITQLQDDLAQTMGMKEEMAKYIRELEQINDDLERAKRATVVSLEEFDGRLNQAIERNAFLESELEEKDQLMETIQRLKDEARDLRLELNVRPTPLSTSKEQAGEDKDEEKPDNDKVERRSRPTPISMPDNRAVLEKGISTTPPVGTPPPLRDRGSFSQMNGAASGSTPLTPSARISALNIVGDLLRKVGALESKLASCRNFVKDQPGSRSSGSKGPNSPRAKRLNRGSVSSPNPQGLVKITV, encoded by the exons ATGGACGACGAGGAGGTACCGACTTTCTCGAGTCCAGAGGCAGAGATCAAGTACTGGAAAGACCTAGCGTTGGAATTAAGACAAAG TGTAAAAGATGCAAGAGATGAACTTGACGAATTCCAGGAGGAAAGTAGAGAGCTGGAAGCTGAGCTGGAAGCACAATTGGAGCAGGTAGAGGGGAAGAACAGAGACCTGCAAAACTCATGTCAGCGGCTTCAGATGGAAGTAGAGTCATTAAAG GAAAAGCTTGAAATCTGTCAGAGAGAAAGCCACCAGCAGATCACACAGTTACAGGACGATCTGGCTCAGACCATGGGCATGAAGGAGGAAATGGCAAAATACATTCGGGAGTTGGAACAGATCAATGACGATCTGGAGAGAGCTAAAAGAGCAACCGTCGTATCTCTAGAGGAATTCGATGGAAGATTAAATCAG GCAATTGAGAGAAATGCCTTTCTTGAAAGTGAACTTGAAGAGAAGGATCAGCTAATGGAGACAATACAAAGGCTAAAGGATGAAGCCAGAG ACTTGAGGCTGGAGCTTAATGTACGGCCGACCCCACTGTCGACCAGTAAAGAACAAGCTGGTGAAGATAAGGATGAGGAGAAACCAGACAACGATAAAGTAGAAAGGAGAAGCAGACCAACTCCTATCAGCATGCCTGATAACAGAGCAGTATTGGAGAAGGGCATCAGTACAACACCTCCTGTTGGCACGCCACCTCCACTTAGGGATAGAG GAAGCTTTTCCCAGATGAATGGTGCTGCTTCAGGTAGCACACCGCTCACGCCGTCCGCTCGTATTTCAGCTCTCAACATTGTAGGAGACCTGCTCAGGAAAGTAGGG gcATTGGAATCCAAGCTGGCCTCATGTAGAAATTTTGTGAAAGATCAACCAGGAAGTAGGAGTAGTGGTAGCAAGGGGCCAAATTCACCCAG GGCCAAGCGACTGAACAGAGGGTCGGTGTCCTCCCCCAATCCACAGGGCCTGGTGAAGATCACAGTGTGA
- the LOC118428436 gene encoding nuclear distribution protein nudE-like 1 isoform X3 has translation MDDEEVPTFSSPEAEIKYWKDLALELRQSVKDARDELDEFQEESRELEAELEAQLEQVEGKNRDLQNSCQRLQMEVESLKEKLEICQRESHQQITQLQDDLAQTMGMKEEMAKYIRELEQINDDLERAKRATVVSLEEFDGRLNQAIERNAFLESELEEKDQLMETIQRLKDEARDLRLELNVRPTPLSTSKEQAGEDKDEEKPDNDKVERRSRPTPISMPDNRAVLEKGISTTPPVGTPPPLRDRGSFSQMNGAASGSTPLTPSARISALNIVGDLLRKVGALESKLASCRNFVKDQPGSRSSGSKGPNSPSVHAWKSSRHSALHVRLALAGPSD, from the exons ATGGACGACGAGGAGGTACCGACTTTCTCGAGTCCAGAGGCAGAGATCAAGTACTGGAAAGACCTAGCGTTGGAATTAAGACAAAG TGTAAAAGATGCAAGAGATGAACTTGACGAATTCCAGGAGGAAAGTAGAGAGCTGGAAGCTGAGCTGGAAGCACAATTGGAGCAGGTAGAGGGGAAGAACAGAGACCTGCAAAACTCATGTCAGCGGCTTCAGATGGAAGTAGAGTCATTAAAG GAAAAGCTTGAAATCTGTCAGAGAGAAAGCCACCAGCAGATCACACAGTTACAGGACGATCTGGCTCAGACCATGGGCATGAAGGAGGAAATGGCAAAATACATTCGGGAGTTGGAACAGATCAATGACGATCTGGAGAGAGCTAAAAGAGCAACCGTCGTATCTCTAGAGGAATTCGATGGAAGATTAAATCAG GCAATTGAGAGAAATGCCTTTCTTGAAAGTGAACTTGAAGAGAAGGATCAGCTAATGGAGACAATACAAAGGCTAAAGGATGAAGCCAGAG ACTTGAGGCTGGAGCTTAATGTACGGCCGACCCCACTGTCGACCAGTAAAGAACAAGCTGGTGAAGATAAGGATGAGGAGAAACCAGACAACGATAAAGTAGAAAGGAGAAGCAGACCAACTCCTATCAGCATGCCTGATAACAGAGCAGTATTGGAGAAGGGCATCAGTACAACACCTCCTGTTGGCACGCCACCTCCACTTAGGGATAGAG GAAGCTTTTCCCAGATGAATGGTGCTGCTTCAGGTAGCACACCGCTCACGCCGTCCGCTCGTATTTCAGCTCTCAACATTGTAGGAGACCTGCTCAGGAAAGTAGGG gcATTGGAATCCAAGCTGGCCTCATGTAGAAATTTTGTGAAAGATCAACCAGGAAGTAGGAGTAGTGGTAGCAAGGGGCCAAATTCACCCAG CGTACATGCATGGAAATCCTCCAGGCATTCGGCTCTGCATGTCAGGCTGGCACTCGCAG GGCCAAGCGACTGA
- the LOC118428436 gene encoding nuclear distribution protein nudE homolog 1-like isoform X1: protein MDDEEVPTFSSPEAEIKYWKDLALELRQSVKDARDELDEFQEESRELEAELEAQLEQVEGKNRDLQNSCQRLQMEVESLKEKLEICQRESHQQITQLQDDLAQTMGMKEEMAKYIRELEQINDDLERAKRATVVSLEEFDGRLNQAIERNAFLESELEEKDQLMETIQRLKDEARDLRLELNVRPTPLSTSKEQAGEDKDEEKPDNDKVERRSRPTPISMPDNRAVLEKGISTTPPVGTPPPLRDRGSFSQMNGAASGSTPLTPSARISALNIVGDLLRKVGALESKLASCRNFVKDQPGSRSSGSKGPNSPSQPAGPSRPSDNILLPLCSVLSCCETSLVQAINTIKHDSPDRKGQATEQRVGVLPQSTGPGEDHSVNQDTVTDPKSFYQIAF from the exons ATGGACGACGAGGAGGTACCGACTTTCTCGAGTCCAGAGGCAGAGATCAAGTACTGGAAAGACCTAGCGTTGGAATTAAGACAAAG TGTAAAAGATGCAAGAGATGAACTTGACGAATTCCAGGAGGAAAGTAGAGAGCTGGAAGCTGAGCTGGAAGCACAATTGGAGCAGGTAGAGGGGAAGAACAGAGACCTGCAAAACTCATGTCAGCGGCTTCAGATGGAAGTAGAGTCATTAAAG GAAAAGCTTGAAATCTGTCAGAGAGAAAGCCACCAGCAGATCACACAGTTACAGGACGATCTGGCTCAGACCATGGGCATGAAGGAGGAAATGGCAAAATACATTCGGGAGTTGGAACAGATCAATGACGATCTGGAGAGAGCTAAAAGAGCAACCGTCGTATCTCTAGAGGAATTCGATGGAAGATTAAATCAG GCAATTGAGAGAAATGCCTTTCTTGAAAGTGAACTTGAAGAGAAGGATCAGCTAATGGAGACAATACAAAGGCTAAAGGATGAAGCCAGAG ACTTGAGGCTGGAGCTTAATGTACGGCCGACCCCACTGTCGACCAGTAAAGAACAAGCTGGTGAAGATAAGGATGAGGAGAAACCAGACAACGATAAAGTAGAAAGGAGAAGCAGACCAACTCCTATCAGCATGCCTGATAACAGAGCAGTATTGGAGAAGGGCATCAGTACAACACCTCCTGTTGGCACGCCACCTCCACTTAGGGATAGAG GAAGCTTTTCCCAGATGAATGGTGCTGCTTCAGGTAGCACACCGCTCACGCCGTCCGCTCGTATTTCAGCTCTCAACATTGTAGGAGACCTGCTCAGGAAAGTAGGG gcATTGGAATCCAAGCTGGCCTCATGTAGAAATTTTGTGAAAGATCAACCAGGAAGTAGGAGTAGTGGTAGCAAGGGGCCAAATTCACCCAG TCAGCCGGCTGGCCCCTCCCGGCCATCAGACAACATCCTCCTGCCTCTGTGTTCTGTCCTTTCCTGCTGTGAGACCTCTCTTGTTCAGGCCATAAACACCATCAAACATGACTCTCCTGACAGAAAG GGCCAAGCGACTGAACAGAGGGTCGGTGTCCTCCCCCAATCCACAGGGCCTGGTGAAGATCACAGTGTGAATCAAGACACAGTTACTGACCCCAAGAGTTTCTACCAAATAGCTTTCTAG